In Dyadobacter sp. NIV53, a single window of DNA contains:
- the ettA gene encoding energy-dependent translational throttle protein EttA, producing MSNETIIFSMSGVNKIIPPNRHIIKNIYLSFFYGAKIGVLGLNGSGKSTLLRVIAGIDKDIQGDVVFSPGYSVGMLEQEPKLDPNKTVREIVEEGVQEIVNLLKEFDQINEAFGEEDADFDKLLERQGEVQEKLDATDAWNLDNRLEVAMDALRCPPSDTIISTLSGGEKRRVALCRLLLRQPDVLLLDEPTNHLDAESVLWLEEHLRQYKGTVIAVTHDRYFLDNVAGWILELDRGEGIPWKGNYTSWLEQKQERLRKEEKTESKRQKTLQRELEWVRMGAVGRQAKSKARLNAYEKLLGAEGREKEDKLEIFIPAGPRLGSKVIEAHGVSMGFGDRLLYENLNFALPPNGIVGIIGPNGAGKTTLFKLITGQLKPLSGHFDVGDTVQWAYVDQEHDNLDATKSVYQNIADGNDWIMLGGKQSNARAYVSRFNFGGGDQEKKVGTLSGGERNRVHLAMTLKEGGNLLLLDEPTNDLDINTLRALEEGLENFAGCAVIISHDRWFLDRVATHILAFEGDSQVYWFEGNFSEYEENRKKRLGNDATPKRIKYKKLV from the coding sequence ATGAGTAACGAAACCATAATTTTCTCAATGTCGGGGGTTAACAAAATCATTCCTCCAAACCGGCATATCATCAAGAACATCTATTTATCCTTTTTTTATGGTGCTAAAATCGGGGTCTTAGGTCTGAACGGATCAGGAAAATCCACTCTTTTACGCGTAATAGCCGGTATTGACAAGGATATTCAGGGGGATGTTGTTTTTTCCCCGGGCTATTCCGTAGGCATGCTTGAACAGGAACCAAAGCTGGATCCAAATAAAACTGTACGTGAAATTGTAGAGGAAGGTGTACAAGAAATTGTAAATCTGTTAAAAGAATTTGATCAGATTAATGAAGCTTTCGGGGAAGAAGACGCAGATTTCGATAAATTATTGGAGCGCCAGGGAGAAGTTCAGGAAAAACTGGACGCAACAGATGCCTGGAATCTTGACAACCGGCTGGAAGTTGCCATGGATGCATTAAGATGTCCGCCTTCCGATACCATCATTTCTACGCTTTCCGGTGGAGAAAAACGCCGTGTTGCTTTATGCCGCCTTTTACTTCGCCAGCCGGATGTACTTTTACTCGATGAGCCCACCAACCATTTGGATGCCGAGTCGGTACTTTGGCTGGAAGAACATTTGAGACAATATAAAGGAACAGTGATCGCCGTTACTCACGACCGGTATTTCCTGGATAATGTAGCCGGCTGGATCCTGGAACTGGACCGCGGTGAAGGAATTCCGTGGAAAGGAAACTATACTTCCTGGCTGGAACAGAAACAGGAACGTTTAAGAAAAGAGGAAAAAACAGAATCCAAACGCCAGAAGACCTTACAGCGTGAGCTGGAATGGGTACGAATGGGAGCAGTAGGCCGACAGGCAAAATCCAAAGCACGTTTGAACGCTTACGAGAAATTGTTGGGTGCAGAAGGCAGGGAAAAAGAAGACAAACTGGAAATATTTATTCCCGCCGGACCAAGGCTTGGCAGTAAAGTCATTGAAGCACACGGTGTTTCGATGGGATTTGGAGACAGGCTGCTTTATGAAAACCTGAATTTTGCTTTACCTCCTAATGGTATCGTTGGAATTATTGGCCCGAACGGTGCAGGTAAAACCACGCTGTTCAAACTTATTACAGGCCAGCTGAAGCCATTGAGCGGGCATTTTGATGTGGGAGATACTGTACAATGGGCATATGTTGATCAGGAGCATGACAACCTGGACGCTACTAAAAGTGTTTACCAAAACATTGCCGACGGAAATGACTGGATCATGCTCGGTGGAAAACAATCCAATGCACGCGCCTATGTTAGTCGATTTAATTTTGGCGGCGGTGACCAGGAGAAAAAAGTAGGAACACTTTCAGGTGGAGAACGTAACCGCGTCCACTTGGCCATGACATTAAAAGAAGGCGGAAACCTGCTTTTACTCGATGAGCCAACCAACGATTTGGACATCAATACATTAAGAGCACTGGAAGAAGGCCTTGAAAACTTCGCCGGATGCGCCGTAATCATCAGTCACGATAGATGGTTCCTTGACCGTGTTGCAACGCATATTCTTGCTTTTGAAGGTGATTCGCAGGTGTACTGGTTTGAAGGGAATTTCTCGGAATATGAGGAAAATAGGAAGAAGCGGTTGGGGAATGATGCTACCCCTAAGCGGATTAAGTATAAGAAGTTGGTTTAG
- a CDS encoding ImmA/IrrE family metallo-endopeptidase yields the protein MNVEKLLNSIFEDASTNVKEIFEAKLEEYNLSKTKALKLLNIDKDVFEELISGTARQPNLINIVKIAEFLDFDIASFIKIVLKNQSPENISSIDSSRKASFIIKNFDVKALTKLGFFDNSYSTEELVAKVLAYFGYDSIQEFEEQLHEPLYSRIKKNHSDKMKDFWIKSAYQTFKIVKNPNEYRREKLKELVVKIKPYSQDVSNGLLTVCRALYNIGVTIIFQSYLTTTQVRGATFVISGKPCVVITDFNKSYPTLWFTLLHELNHVLFDFEAIETSSYHLSDNNDLFLIEEKADSFARDFFMSEEKFHYIKRYITNPYVVSKFANEIEVHPSIVYSFFIWYQKSLYEKNYHAAFKEHYPDYVSAIKKLNPITWNEENLKEASQKIRSILEI from the coding sequence ATGAATGTTGAAAAGCTATTAAATTCAATTTTCGAAGACGCATCTACTAACGTTAAGGAAATTTTTGAAGCTAAGCTTGAGGAATATAATTTAAGCAAAACTAAGGCTTTAAAACTGCTTAATATTGATAAAGATGTTTTTGAAGAGCTTATTAGTGGTACGGCTAGGCAGCCGAATCTGATAAATATTGTCAAAATTGCTGAGTTCTTGGATTTTGACATAGCAAGTTTTATAAAAATTGTACTTAAAAATCAAAGTCCAGAAAATATCTCGTCCATAGACAGTTCTAGAAAAGCATCCTTTATCATTAAAAATTTTGACGTAAAGGCTTTAACTAAATTAGGATTTTTTGACAATAGTTATTCCACAGAAGAGTTAGTAGCCAAGGTTTTGGCCTATTTCGGATATGACTCTATACAAGAGTTTGAGGAACAATTGCATGAACCTCTATATAGCAGAATCAAGAAAAATCATTCGGATAAAATGAAGGATTTTTGGATAAAGTCTGCTTATCAAACCTTCAAAATTGTTAAAAATCCCAATGAGTATAGGCGTGAGAAGTTGAAGGAGCTGGTAGTTAAAATTAAGCCGTATAGTCAAGATGTAAGTAATGGCCTTCTAACGGTTTGTCGAGCATTGTATAATATTGGAGTGACAATTATATTCCAAAGTTATTTGACTACTACCCAAGTTAGAGGAGCTACGTTTGTAATAAGTGGTAAACCATGTGTTGTTATAACAGATTTCAATAAAAGTTATCCGACATTATGGTTTACATTACTGCACGAATTAAACCATGTATTATTCGATTTTGAAGCAATTGAAACGAGTAGCTACCATCTGTCTGATAACAATGATCTATTTCTAATAGAAGAAAAGGCGGATAGTTTTGCCAGAGATTTTTTCATGTCTGAGGAGAAATTTCATTACATAAAAAGGTATATAACTAATCCATACGTGGTTTCAAAATTTGCAAACGAAATTGAAGTTCACCCTTCAATAGTGTACTCTTTCTTTATTTGGTATCAAAAAAGTCTATATGAAAAAAATTATCATGCTGCCTTTAAAGAACATTATCCAGATTATGTATCTGCGATTAAGAAATTAAATCCAATTACATGGAATGAGGAAAATTTAAAAGAAGCTAGTCAAAAAATCAGATCAATTTTAGAAATCTAA
- a CDS encoding CocE/NonD family hydrolase — translation MRKIVLLAFIFFPFLLSAQNVDSTWFVNNYLKKEVMIPMRDGIKLFTAIYTPKDQSEKHPILLTRTPYSCAPYGQAPSARYWRTFMIEYCKKGYVMVVQDVRGRWMSEGVYDLIRPFNPNKKTSTDIDEASDSYDTIDWLVKNVENNNGNVGGTGISFPGFYATMIALSNHPALKAVSPQAPVTDRFMGDDDHHNGVLFTPDAFEFLVGGGMTQPRPKPTTLPAKRYIIQDKDNYSFYLKTGSIANLTKIAGDSLLYWNQMMEHPNYDEFWKSRDARVGIKDVKPAILIVGGLFDAEDNYGAWETYKAFVRQSPGTNSKLVVGPWAHGQWSGPDGSRLGNVQFGSNTNDWYQKSVEIPFFDYYLRGKGSVDDISKASIFFTGENTWRKFPKWPSAQVKQTPVYLEENGKLSFAPVQKGKPTFDSYISDPAKPVPYTEKVHSRRTREYMTDDQRFASRRTDVLVYETDTLTKDLTLGGPLVADLLVSISNTDADFVVKLIDVFPIGGEIDPITSYPMSGYQMLVRGDIMRGKFRNSFSKPEPFVPGKPAQVKFTLPDVAHTFKKGHCMMIQIQSTWFPLADRNPQQFLDNIYKAKDSDFVKETINVFHGGSKIILPVLE, via the coding sequence ATGAGAAAAATTGTACTGTTAGCCTTCATTTTCTTTCCTTTTCTTCTATCTGCACAAAATGTTGATTCCACTTGGTTTGTAAATAATTATTTAAAAAAAGAAGTGATGATTCCGATGCGGGATGGGATCAAGCTTTTTACGGCGATTTACACGCCGAAAGATCAGTCGGAAAAGCATCCGATCCTTTTGACCAGAACTCCTTATTCATGTGCGCCTTACGGACAAGCGCCTTCTGCCAGATATTGGAGAACGTTTATGATTGAATATTGTAAAAAGGGTTATGTTATGGTTGTCCAGGATGTTCGCGGACGATGGATGAGTGAAGGTGTATATGACCTGATCCGCCCCTTTAATCCAAATAAAAAAACCAGTACTGACATCGACGAGGCGAGTGATTCCTACGACACGATCGACTGGCTGGTGAAAAACGTAGAAAATAATAATGGAAATGTTGGAGGTACCGGCATTTCATTCCCAGGATTTTATGCTACAATGATTGCTCTAAGTAATCACCCTGCCTTGAAAGCGGTAAGCCCACAAGCACCTGTAACCGATCGTTTTATGGGTGACGATGATCACCATAATGGCGTCTTGTTTACCCCGGATGCCTTTGAATTTCTGGTTGGAGGCGGAATGACCCAGCCTCGCCCCAAACCAACTACTTTACCTGCCAAGAGATATATCATTCAGGATAAGGACAACTATTCTTTTTATCTGAAGACTGGTTCAATAGCCAATTTGACAAAGATTGCGGGTGATAGTTTGTTGTATTGGAATCAAATGATGGAGCATCCAAACTACGATGAATTTTGGAAATCCCGCGATGCCCGGGTTGGTATTAAAGATGTAAAACCTGCCATTCTGATTGTTGGCGGGCTATTTGATGCCGAAGATAATTATGGCGCTTGGGAAACTTACAAAGCTTTTGTTAGGCAAAGTCCTGGTACAAATAGCAAACTGGTAGTAGGTCCATGGGCTCACGGTCAATGGTCCGGACCGGATGGTTCACGTTTGGGAAACGTCCAATTTGGCAGTAATACCAATGACTGGTATCAAAAAAGTGTCGAAATTCCTTTTTTCGACTATTATTTGAGAGGTAAAGGTTCTGTTGATGATATCAGCAAAGCTTCTATATTTTTTACGGGTGAAAATACGTGGCGAAAATTTCCAAAATGGCCATCAGCACAAGTAAAACAAACACCTGTTTATCTGGAAGAAAATGGGAAACTTTCATTTGCTCCGGTACAAAAAGGAAAACCGACATTTGATAGTTACATCAGTGATCCTGCAAAGCCAGTTCCATATACCGAAAAAGTCCATTCCAGGCGTACCCGTGAATACATGACCGACGATCAGCGATTTGCTTCCCGACGTACGGATGTTCTTGTTTATGAAACAGATACCTTAACAAAGGATTTAACGCTTGGAGGTCCGTTAGTAGCTGATCTGCTTGTGAGCATATCCAATACGGATGCGGACTTTGTGGTAAAACTGATTGATGTTTTTCCGATTGGTGGCGAAATTGATCCCATAACAAGTTATCCTATGAGCGGTTATCAGATGCTCGTGCGAGGGGACATTATGCGCGGTAAATTCCGTAACAGCTTTTCGAAACCCGAACCGTTCGTTCCAGGCAAGCCAGCGCAGGTAAAATTCACGTTACCCGATGTTGCACACACTTTCAAAAAAGGGCATTGCATGATGATCCAGATTCAAAGTACCTGGTTTCCGCTGGCAGACCGGAATCCTCAGCAATTTTTGGATAATATTTATAAGGCGAAGGATTCAGACTTTGTGAAGGAGACGATAAATGTTTTTCATGGTGGTTCTAAGATAATTTTGCCGGTGCTAGAGTAG
- a CDS encoding T9SS type A sorting domain-containing protein gives MKHIFKQRMLLMFFALCGFAMNTSVFAQSAGKDKKTTIRIKVSEDDNGNVKDIEKEYKVKSMTAEEQKKFVDKVLDSLGAGSKSDRTVSITVDDGEDDQITTRKRKKVIMDHRDDREPLAFLWKGDFSDDFDFDSEKFRSHMRNFEREFKPKARIMMKDMENFGDRMGDFWNKEVMKPSSVRDLNVYANNPDNGIINLRFHVQQKGDLTITVTDTKGKEVGKKEIKDFEGDFVGQVDLKKNTKGTVFVTVVQNEDGAVKRIVIP, from the coding sequence ATGAAACACATTTTTAAACAAAGAATGCTCCTGATGTTTTTTGCCCTTTGCGGTTTTGCAATGAATACGTCCGTTTTCGCACAGTCAGCTGGTAAGGATAAAAAAACAACAATCCGTATTAAAGTTTCGGAAGATGATAACGGAAATGTGAAGGACATAGAAAAGGAATACAAGGTCAAAAGTATGACCGCCGAAGAGCAAAAAAAGTTTGTAGATAAGGTATTGGATTCACTTGGTGCTGGTTCAAAATCCGATCGCACTGTATCAATTACTGTTGATGATGGCGAAGACGACCAGATTACTACAAGAAAAAGGAAAAAAGTGATCATGGATCATCGTGACGACCGCGAGCCACTGGCATTTCTCTGGAAAGGTGACTTTTCTGATGATTTCGATTTCGATAGTGAAAAATTCCGTTCACACATGCGAAACTTTGAAAGAGAATTTAAACCAAAAGCCAGAATCATGATGAAAGACATGGAAAATTTTGGCGACCGGATGGGTGATTTCTGGAACAAGGAAGTAATGAAGCCATCAAGCGTGCGGGACTTAAATGTGTATGCCAATAATCCGGATAACGGCATAATTAATCTGCGGTTTCACGTTCAGCAAAAAGGGGATTTGACTATAACCGTAACGGATACGAAAGGAAAAGAAGTAGGTAAAAAGGAAATTAAGGATTTTGAAGGAGATTTTGTAGGGCAGGTGGACCTGAAAAAAAACACGAAAGGGACTGTATTTGTAACCGTTGTACAAAACGAGGACGGAGCAGTAAAAAGAATAGTTATTCCCTAA
- a CDS encoding sensor histidine kinase KdpD — translation MTKRKIQIIVGLMCLALIGLIGFQWYWIREAIAIRNDQFNRKVAESVQEVVHRLEKQEMMYLLQQRIETEQQKSRLERITQLRNVPVKRVIPPKQEVSQYKSPQIEVTVSPSGDEIHYQISTDGVPTDVLSPNFRIMADHQQKIMEEFFQAQEFGLAGMDEFVRRRMEDEKKLGKAFNDVLTQNKNSGKRIYSESQDTLQKAYFKKKDARSVLDKNRKNGITDLTFSGKENPDKAELLREVMKDLLYAKRPIQERVNRFLLDTLLKKEFEENGITLPYEFAVQGQAANNFIFSTASLKPAEWQGRSYKASLFPNETLQQNSLFVYFPDQQKHIMSDMGVMFGGSGILIIVVMACFYMAVSTIMHQKKLSDIKNDFINNMTHEFKTPISTIALAAEMAHENSIHAESQLVSPRLTRYLGIIKEENKRLGTHVEKVLQMALLDKGQVKLKRTFVNINDLITNALNSQSVQIEQQNGEVDLEFEAENEVVSGDEVHLANVINNLIDNAIKYSPDRLHMTITTNNVNNGIELSVSDQGIGMNREQLHKIFDTFYRVPTGNVHDVKGFGLGLSYVKKMVEAHEGTVKVESKSGEGSTFTIWLPVAAEV, via the coding sequence ATGACAAAAAGAAAAATCCAGATAATTGTTGGTCTTATGTGCCTGGCATTGATTGGCCTGATCGGTTTCCAATGGTACTGGATTCGGGAGGCCATTGCAATTCGTAATGACCAGTTTAACCGTAAAGTTGCTGAGTCGGTACAGGAAGTTGTACATCGTCTTGAAAAGCAGGAAATGATGTATTTGCTCCAGCAAAGGATAGAAACCGAACAGCAAAAAAGCCGGCTTGAAAGAATTACACAGCTCAGAAATGTGCCTGTAAAAAGAGTTATTCCCCCCAAACAGGAAGTTAGTCAGTATAAGAGCCCCCAAATTGAAGTGACTGTGAGCCCGAGCGGTGATGAAATACATTACCAGATATCTACGGATGGAGTGCCTACGGATGTGCTGAGCCCTAATTTCAGGATTATGGCCGATCACCAGCAGAAAATAATGGAAGAATTTTTTCAGGCTCAGGAGTTCGGACTGGCAGGAATGGATGAGTTTGTGCGCAGAAGAATGGAAGATGAGAAAAAATTGGGGAAAGCGTTCAATGATGTATTGACGCAAAATAAAAATTCCGGAAAAAGGATTTACAGCGAAAGCCAGGACACTTTGCAAAAAGCATATTTCAAGAAAAAGGACGCGCGTTCGGTCTTGGATAAAAACCGCAAAAATGGTATAACGGATCTGACATTTTCAGGTAAAGAAAACCCTGATAAAGCAGAATTGCTCAGGGAAGTAATGAAAGATTTATTGTATGCCAAAAGACCGATTCAGGAACGTGTCAACAGGTTTTTACTGGATACATTGCTTAAAAAAGAATTTGAAGAAAACGGCATTACTTTACCGTATGAATTTGCCGTACAAGGCCAGGCTGCTAATAATTTTATTTTCTCAACTGCAAGCCTGAAACCGGCAGAGTGGCAGGGAAGATCATATAAAGCCTCTTTATTCCCCAATGAAACGCTTCAGCAAAATTCATTATTTGTCTATTTTCCAGATCAGCAAAAACACATTATGAGTGATATGGGTGTAATGTTTGGCGGTTCAGGCATATTGATTATTGTCGTAATGGCTTGTTTCTACATGGCGGTAAGTACAATTATGCATCAGAAAAAACTTTCCGACATCAAGAACGATTTTATTAATAACATGACCCATGAGTTTAAAACTCCCATATCCACGATAGCCCTGGCTGCGGAAATGGCACATGAAAATTCAATTCATGCTGAAAGTCAGTTGGTTTCCCCGCGCCTGACCAGGTATCTTGGAATTATCAAAGAAGAAAATAAACGGCTCGGAACTCATGTTGAAAAAGTCCTGCAAATGGCGCTCCTTGACAAAGGACAGGTTAAATTGAAGCGCACATTTGTCAATATTAATGATTTGATTACAAATGCTTTGAACAGTCAGAGCGTACAAATTGAACAGCAGAACGGAGAAGTTGATCTGGAATTTGAGGCAGAAAATGAAGTAGTGTCAGGCGATGAAGTTCATTTGGCCAATGTTATCAATAACCTGATTGACAATGCCATTAAATATTCTCCGGATAGACTACACATGACTATCACTACAAATAATGTAAACAACGGCATCGAACTGTCTGTTTCTGATCAGGGAATTGGCATGAACCGTGAGCAGCTGCATAAGATTTTTGATACTTTTTACCGTGTTCCAACGGGAAATGTGCACGATGTAAAAGGGTTCGGACTTGGGCTTAGCTACGTAAAAAAAATGGTGGAAGCCCATGAAGGAACTGTAAAAGTGGAAAGCAAATCGGGCGAGGGGAGTACTTTTACAATATGGCTGCCTGTTGCTGCTGAAGTATAA
- a CDS encoding valine--tRNA ligase, whose amino-acid sequence MISKTYAPQEIEDKWYSYWIENRFFNSKPNPDKEPYTIVIPPPNVTGVLHMGHMLNNTIQDILIRKARMEGKEACWVPGTDHASIATEAKVVAMLKERGISKHDLTRDEFLEYCWEWTHKYGGIILQQLRKLGASCDWERTRFTMEPDLYDSVIDVFIDLHKKGDIYRGHRMVNWDPQARTTVSDEEVIMKEVNQKLVYLKYEMIGGEGEGQGVVVATTRPETIMADVAICVNPTDERYQHLIGKEVLIPLINRAIPVIADEYVEIEFGTGCLKVTPAHDTNDYELGKKHNLPIIDLLNEDGTLNEKAQILIGEDRFVARKKIIKLLEESGSLVKIEEYKSNVGHSERTDSVIEPRISEQWFLKMEKISKPALDNVMDDTIQLIPPKFKNTYRHWMENVRDWNISRQLWWGHRIPAYYLKDGTIIVAKSKREALRKAQLEYQLFALTEEDITQDPDVLDTWFSSWLWPISVFNGIKEPDNDDINYYYPTNDLVTAPEILFFWVARMIIAGYEYKGTYPFKNVYLTGIVRDKQGRKMSKSLGNSPDPIDLINTHGADGVRTGMLFSSQAGNDLPYDDKLVEQGRNFCNKIWNAFRLVKGWEIDTNLLVPQGSVLAVKWFESKLNVTLSEVQDHFTKFRISDALNAVYKLIWDDFCAQYLEMIKPAYEKPIDPITFEATLEFFDQLMRLAHPFMPFISEEIWQNIRGRKANDSICIAEFPQAGQSDLSLLNDFDILFELVSGIRNIRNAKNLSPKTTLPLAIRTDSKARYESLAELITKLAYIEDISFVEGESEGTSFRVKSDEFFVNLADEIDVETERENLQKELVYTQGFLESVTKKLSNERFVANAKGDIVEKERQKLADAEAKIMTLQEALVRLG is encoded by the coding sequence ATGATTTCCAAAACATATGCACCTCAGGAAATAGAGGATAAATGGTATTCCTACTGGATTGAAAACCGGTTTTTTAATTCAAAACCCAATCCCGATAAAGAGCCCTACACAATTGTGATCCCTCCGCCCAATGTTACCGGTGTGCTGCATATGGGACACATGCTAAACAACACTATTCAGGATATTTTGATACGGAAAGCACGGATGGAAGGCAAAGAGGCCTGCTGGGTTCCGGGTACGGATCATGCCTCTATTGCTACGGAAGCAAAGGTAGTTGCGATGCTTAAAGAAAGAGGCATCAGCAAACACGATCTGACCCGGGATGAATTTCTGGAATATTGCTGGGAATGGACGCACAAATATGGTGGGATTATTTTGCAGCAACTTCGTAAACTGGGTGCTTCCTGCGACTGGGAACGTACGCGGTTCACGATGGAACCTGATTTGTACGATTCTGTGATCGATGTTTTCATTGATCTGCATAAAAAAGGTGATATTTATCGTGGACACCGGATGGTAAACTGGGATCCACAGGCACGTACCACAGTTTCTGATGAGGAAGTAATTATGAAAGAGGTAAATCAGAAACTGGTTTATCTTAAATATGAAATGATAGGGGGCGAGGGAGAAGGGCAGGGGGTTGTTGTGGCTACAACTCGACCGGAAACGATCATGGCGGATGTGGCGATTTGTGTTAATCCGACTGATGAACGTTACCAGCATTTGATTGGAAAGGAAGTTTTAATTCCATTGATCAACCGCGCTATCCCGGTCATTGCAGATGAATATGTAGAAATTGAGTTTGGAACAGGGTGCTTAAAAGTTACACCTGCACACGATACCAATGATTATGAATTAGGTAAAAAACATAATCTTCCTATTATTGATTTGCTTAATGAAGATGGTACGCTGAATGAAAAAGCACAGATATTAATTGGAGAAGATCGTTTTGTAGCACGTAAAAAAATTATCAAACTGCTTGAAGAATCAGGAAGTCTGGTAAAAATAGAAGAATATAAATCGAATGTGGGCCATTCGGAAAGAACAGATTCTGTAATTGAACCACGGATTTCGGAACAGTGGTTTCTGAAAATGGAAAAGATCAGCAAACCTGCACTTGATAATGTGATGGACGATACGATCCAGCTGATCCCGCCTAAATTTAAGAATACTTACCGTCACTGGATGGAAAATGTGCGTGACTGGAATATCAGCCGTCAACTTTGGTGGGGACACCGTATTCCTGCTTATTACCTGAAAGACGGGACTATAATCGTAGCAAAAAGCAAACGTGAAGCACTTAGAAAGGCTCAGCTTGAATATCAGCTTTTTGCTTTGACCGAAGAAGATATTACGCAGGATCCTGACGTGCTGGACACTTGGTTTTCGTCCTGGCTATGGCCGATTTCGGTTTTTAACGGAATAAAAGAACCGGATAATGATGATATAAATTACTATTACCCAACCAACGATCTGGTAACGGCTCCCGAAATACTTTTCTTCTGGGTTGCACGTATGATCATTGCCGGTTATGAATATAAAGGCACTTATCCATTCAAAAATGTATATCTGACCGGAATTGTAAGAGATAAACAGGGTCGTAAAATGTCCAAATCTCTTGGTAACTCACCTGATCCGATTGATCTGATCAATACGCACGGAGCAGATGGTGTTCGTACCGGAATGCTGTTCAGTTCACAGGCAGGAAATGATTTGCCTTATGATGACAAACTGGTAGAACAGGGGCGGAATTTCTGTAACAAAATATGGAATGCTTTCCGTTTGGTGAAAGGTTGGGAAATTGATACGAATCTGCTTGTTCCGCAGGGATCGGTTCTGGCTGTAAAATGGTTTGAAAGTAAGCTGAATGTGACCTTGTCAGAAGTTCAGGATCATTTTACCAAATTCCGTATTTCGGATGCGCTTAACGCAGTTTACAAATTGATATGGGACGATTTTTGTGCTCAATATCTGGAAATGATCAAACCGGCTTACGAAAAACCAATTGATCCGATCACATTTGAAGCAACGCTTGAATTTTTCGATCAGCTGATGCGGCTTGCGCATCCGTTTATGCCGTTTATCAGCGAGGAAATCTGGCAGAATATTAGGGGCAGGAAAGCAAATGATTCCATCTGTATTGCAGAATTTCCACAGGCAGGACAGTCGGATTTGTCTCTTTTGAATGATTTTGACATATTGTTTGAACTCGTTTCCGGCATCAGGAATATTCGTAATGCAAAAAACCTGAGCCCAAAAACGACTCTTCCACTTGCCATTCGTACCGATTCAAAAGCACGCTACGAAAGTCTTGCGGAGCTGATCACAAAGCTGGCATATATTGAAGACATTAGTTTTGTAGAAGGGGAATCGGAAGGAACCTCATTCCGTGTGAAATCGGATGAATTCTTCGTAAACCTAGCTGATGAAATTGATGTAGAAACTGAACGTGAAAATCTGCAAAAAGAACTGGTCTATACTCAGGGCTTTTTAGAATCGGTAACTAAAAAGCTTTCCAACGAGCGTTTTGTGGCGAATGCAAAAGGAGATATTGTGGAAAAAGAGCGTCAGAAACTGGCCGATGCGGAGGCAAAGATAATGACTTTGCAGGAGGCGCTGGTTAGGCTGGGGTAG